Genomic DNA from Paenibacillus borealis:
TGATATCCAGCAGATATTTGCGCCGGCCCATGATCGTCAGCACCAGCAATCCAATGAACATGGCAGGCAGGGCGAAATCCAGTCCCCACTTCTCCGGACTGGATATCCACTGACCGAGGAAGGCACCGGCGATATTGGCCAGGAACCAGTTCAGGTAGGCTGTAATGTTGAGCCCATGCATCCATTTCTCACTGATCTGCTTCCTGGAGGCACTCTTCTGAATGGCTACCCCGAAGGTCTCATCGGTAAGCAGGGATCCAATCAGCAGATTGCGCAGCGGGCTCAAATGGCGGAAGTAGGGCGATATTGCCGCGCTCAGCAGCAGATGACGCAGATTAACCAGCAGAATCGTGATGATGATGCTGGAGGCGCTGCTTCCGGCCGCAATCATTCCTGCGGCGATAAACTGGGCAGAGCCGGCATATAGAATAATGGAGATCATGGCAATTTCGGCAATGGATAGGCCAGCGGTTTTCTCCACAACGCCCGCCGCGAAGCCAATACTCAGATATCCAAGCAGAGTGGGGAGGCAGTCCTTGACCCCTTGCAGGAAGGTGTCATTTCCCTCCGGTACCTCTAGGGCATCCCGCTGCAGGCGGCCATT
This window encodes:
- a CDS encoding AzlC family ABC transporter permease; translation: MQRDALEVPEGNDTFLQGVKDCLPTLLGYLSIGFAAGVVEKTAGLSIAEIAMISIILYAGSAQFIAAGMIAAGSSASSIIITILLVNLRHLLLSAAISPYFRHLSPLRNLLIGSLLTDETFGVAIQKSASRKQISEKWMHGLNITAYLNWFLANIAGAFLGQWISSPEKWGLDFALPAMFIGLLVLTIMGRRKYLLDITVGVIAVIVAVLVSILWSPSMGVIAAALIASTIGMVIEQWK